A genomic stretch from Arthrobacter sp. KBS0702 includes:
- a CDS encoding DUF501 domain-containing protein codes for MDTPQAGNPVEGAPATAAEASRRPTARDLDVLSRQLGRPVRDVVEIPARCVCGNPLVAATSPRLSNGTPFPTTFYLTHPVITSAVSRLEAAGLMNEMNDRLGSDAELAAGYRAAHEAYLQSRAEIGARSGIGSVPEIDGVSAGGMPTRVKCLHVLVGHSLAAGPGVNPLGDEAIAGISQWWTRERCYCDGAWDTGGEAPSRDLSRHGPQGLPDIVGRPAPVRKARAETPAAGEDAATDTGAGQ; via the coding sequence GTGGACACCCCCCAAGCCGGGAACCCCGTCGAGGGGGCACCGGCCACAGCGGCTGAGGCTTCACGCCGACCAACGGCCCGCGACCTCGACGTCCTCAGCCGACAGCTGGGCCGGCCGGTGCGCGACGTCGTCGAGATCCCGGCCCGCTGCGTGTGCGGCAACCCCCTCGTGGCGGCCACCTCGCCGCGGCTCAGCAACGGCACGCCGTTCCCCACCACCTTCTACCTGACCCACCCGGTCATCACCTCAGCCGTGTCGCGGCTTGAAGCCGCCGGGCTGATGAACGAGATGAACGACCGGCTCGGGTCCGACGCCGAACTGGCAGCCGGCTACCGCGCCGCGCACGAAGCCTACCTGCAGTCCCGCGCCGAGATCGGGGCCCGGTCCGGCATCGGGTCAGTGCCGGAGATCGACGGCGTCTCCGCCGGAGGCATGCCCACCCGCGTCAAGTGCCTGCACGTCCTGGTGGGCCACTCGCTCGCGGCCGGACCCGGCGTCAACCCGCTCGGCGACGAGGCCATCGCCGGCATCAGCCAGTGGTGGACGCGTGAGCGCTGCTACTGCGACGGCGCCTGGGACACCGGGGGAGAGGCCCCCTCGCGGGACCTGAGCCGGCACGGACCGCAGGGGCTTCCGGACATCGTTGGCCGGCCCGCCCCGGTCCGGAAGGCCCGCGCGGAGACCCCCGCCGCAGGCGAGGACGCAGCAACCGACACCGGGGCCGGGCAGTGA
- a CDS encoding Ppx/GppA phosphatase family protein, giving the protein MSRVAAIDCGTNSIRLLIADVAESAGTSPRLTDVVREMRVVRLGQGVDATGEFAQEALERTLDATRDYAELIRRHGAGKVRFVATSATRDARNRQVFIDGVRELLGIEPEVISGDEEAALSFAGASSVLPSRGKDPVLVVDLGGGSTEFVLGDADGVIAAKSVDVGCVRMTERHLVGDPPTAGQIAAAEADVDAAISHAALTVPLDRATAVIGVAGSVTTITAHALKLAEYSPAAIHGTELDLATAREACTSLLEMTRQHRAALPYMHPGRVDVIGAGGLVWRRVLERMADATNGRITSAITSEHDILDGIALSIS; this is encoded by the coding sequence GTGAGCCGCGTGGCCGCCATCGACTGCGGCACCAACTCCATCCGGCTCCTGATCGCCGACGTGGCCGAATCCGCCGGCACCTCGCCCAGACTCACCGACGTCGTGCGCGAGATGCGCGTGGTCCGGCTCGGCCAGGGCGTCGACGCCACCGGGGAATTCGCCCAGGAAGCGCTGGAGCGCACCCTCGACGCGACCCGCGACTATGCCGAGCTGATCCGCCGCCACGGCGCCGGCAAGGTCCGTTTCGTGGCCACCTCTGCGACCCGGGACGCCCGCAACCGGCAGGTCTTCATCGACGGTGTCCGCGAACTTCTCGGCATCGAACCCGAAGTGATCAGCGGCGACGAGGAAGCCGCCCTGTCGTTCGCCGGAGCCAGCAGCGTCCTGCCCTCGCGGGGCAAGGACCCGGTGCTCGTGGTGGACTTGGGAGGCGGAAGCACCGAATTCGTACTCGGCGACGCCGACGGCGTCATCGCCGCCAAGTCGGTCGACGTCGGCTGCGTCCGGATGACCGAACGGCACCTGGTGGGCGACCCGCCCACGGCCGGGCAGATCGCCGCCGCGGAGGCCGACGTCGACGCCGCCATCAGCCACGCGGCGCTGACGGTTCCGCTGGACCGTGCCACCGCCGTGATCGGCGTGGCAGGGTCCGTCACCACCATCACCGCCCACGCACTGAAGCTGGCGGAGTACTCCCCGGCTGCTATCCACGGCACGGAACTGGACCTCGCCACCGCCCGGGAGGCATGCACTTCCCTGCTGGAGATGACCCGGCAGCACCGGGCTGCCCTGCCGTACATGCACCCCGGGCGCGTTGACGTGATCGGTGCCGGCGGCCTCGTCTGGCGGCGCGTGCTGGAACGGATGGCGGACGCCACCAACGGGCGGATCACGTCGGCCATTACCAGTGAACACGATATTCTTGACGGGATTGCCCTGAGCATCAGCTAG
- a CDS encoding S8 family serine peptidase, which translates to MTRATARHRRTASALMALALAGCSTAGALSLAPAAHADATRDKEYWLAESGITKAWDVSKGANVKVAVIDSGVDGKHPDLKGVLAGGADVSGAGAADGQKSIGAKPEHGTLVATMLAGRGHQPAGASASPSPSPSPSPSPTPGTGVGSDGIVGVAPEAQILSVSTWLGSANPGGKSDQDQIPAAVRWAVDNGARVINISLGSTAPEWPQSWDAAFLYAEQKDVVIVAAAGNRVGGNIQVGAPATIPGVLTVAGLDRKGVASIDSSSQGISIGVAAPAENLVGGMPGGGYAEWAGTSGATPIVAGVAALIRSKWPDMSASQVINRIVSTAKDAGLPGKDPLYGFGVLDAEAALKADVPESAVNPLGSISDWIRVHRRGNPVSSAPAALPSPSSAAPTLPEATMPVAEAPSPADSAVPAMVVLGFGGLFVCIIAGAAIQLRRAARAASAPPGGPETGALDSVESGSPGS; encoded by the coding sequence ATGACCAGAGCAACAGCCCGGCACCGCCGGACCGCCTCCGCGTTGATGGCTTTGGCCCTGGCCGGGTGCAGCACCGCGGGAGCTTTGTCGCTGGCCCCGGCGGCCCACGCGGACGCCACCCGGGACAAGGAATACTGGCTCGCCGAATCCGGCATCACCAAAGCCTGGGACGTCTCGAAGGGCGCCAACGTCAAGGTCGCCGTGATCGACAGCGGCGTGGACGGCAAACACCCGGACCTCAAGGGCGTGCTGGCCGGGGGAGCGGACGTCTCCGGCGCGGGGGCCGCCGACGGCCAGAAGAGCATCGGAGCCAAGCCCGAACACGGCACGCTCGTGGCGACGATGCTGGCCGGCCGCGGACACCAGCCGGCCGGAGCCAGTGCCAGCCCAAGCCCCAGCCCCAGCCCCAGCCCCAGCCCAACGCCCGGGACCGGCGTCGGCTCCGACGGGATCGTGGGTGTCGCCCCGGAGGCCCAAATCCTGTCCGTGTCCACCTGGCTGGGGTCGGCCAACCCGGGCGGCAAGAGCGACCAGGACCAGATTCCCGCCGCGGTCCGCTGGGCCGTGGACAACGGGGCCCGCGTCATCAATATCTCGCTCGGCAGCACCGCCCCGGAGTGGCCACAAAGCTGGGATGCGGCGTTCCTGTACGCCGAGCAAAAGGACGTGGTGATCGTCGCCGCGGCCGGCAACCGCGTCGGCGGGAACATCCAGGTGGGGGCGCCGGCAACCATTCCCGGTGTGCTGACGGTGGCCGGCCTGGACCGCAAGGGCGTCGCCAGCATCGACTCGTCCTCCCAGGGCATCAGCATCGGCGTCGCCGCCCCGGCCGAGAACCTGGTGGGCGGCATGCCCGGCGGCGGCTATGCCGAGTGGGCCGGAACCTCCGGCGCCACCCCCATCGTGGCCGGCGTGGCGGCCCTGATCCGCTCCAAGTGGCCGGACATGTCAGCCAGCCAGGTCATCAACCGGATTGTCAGCACCGCAAAGGACGCCGGGCTTCCGGGAAAGGACCCGCTGTACGGCTTCGGCGTGCTTGACGCCGAGGCTGCGCTGAAGGCCGATGTTCCGGAAAGCGCGGTCAACCCGCTGGGGTCGATCTCGGACTGGATCCGGGTCCACCGGCGCGGCAACCCGGTCAGTTCGGCGCCCGCTGCCCTGCCCAGCCCCTCCAGCGCGGCACCGACGCTGCCCGAGGCGACCATGCCGGTCGCGGAGGCTCCATCACCGGCCGACAGCGCCGTCCCGGCGATGGTGGTGCTCGGCTTCGGCGGACTCTTTGTATGCATTATCGCCGGGGCCGCCATCCAGCTCCGGAGGGCAGCCCGCGCAGCCTCCGCGCCGCCCGGCGGCCCCGAAACGGGCGCCTTGGATTCGGTGGAGTCGGGGAGCCCGGGGAGTTAG
- a CDS encoding NAD(P)/FAD-dependent oxidoreductase — protein MASTPQLQDRPRVLVVGGGYVGLYVALKLQKKIANAGGIVTVVDPLPYMTYQPFLPEVAGGNIEARHAVVSHRQHLKQTELIQGRVTSIDHANRTAVVAPSDGGENFEIPYFDVVLAAGAITRTFPIKGLADKGIGLKTIEEAVALRNGVLERIETGSLMTDPVERARALTFVVVGGGFAGIECITEMEDLARAAVKNNPRVKQEEVRFVLVEAMGRIMPEVTAKQAEWVVEHLRSRGIEVLLNTSLDNAEGSLKLINLPDKTPAQEFESDTLVWTAGVQANPMVRSTDFPLEPRGRVRVLPDLRISGDEGIIENAWAAGDIAAVPDLTGSGLPDGTCVPNAQHALRQAKRLAKNLWASRWEKELKDYKHKNLGAVAGFGEWKGVANINLIGRIGLKGPLAWLAHRGYHGLAMPTVERKIRVISGWFWQLFLGRDTTQLMDLDNPRGAFEAAAKPAPKPAEAPPAAPAAPAADKPAEAPKQTVVADSK, from the coding sequence ATGGCATCCACCCCTCAGCTCCAGGACCGTCCCAGGGTACTCGTCGTCGGCGGCGGGTACGTCGGCCTGTACGTAGCCCTCAAACTGCAGAAGAAGATCGCGAACGCCGGCGGCATCGTCACCGTCGTCGATCCCCTGCCCTACATGACCTACCAGCCCTTCCTCCCCGAAGTGGCCGGCGGCAACATCGAGGCACGCCACGCCGTCGTCTCGCACCGCCAGCACCTCAAGCAGACCGAACTGATCCAGGGCCGCGTCACCTCGATCGACCACGCCAACCGCACAGCCGTGGTGGCACCGTCCGACGGCGGCGAGAACTTCGAGATTCCCTACTTCGACGTCGTGCTCGCCGCCGGTGCGATCACCCGCACGTTCCCGATCAAGGGCCTCGCGGACAAGGGCATCGGCCTGAAGACCATCGAGGAAGCCGTCGCCCTGCGCAACGGTGTCCTGGAGCGCATCGAAACCGGTTCGCTCATGACCGACCCGGTCGAACGCGCCCGCGCCCTGACCTTCGTCGTCGTCGGCGGCGGCTTCGCCGGCATCGAATGCATCACCGAAATGGAAGACCTGGCCCGGGCCGCGGTCAAGAACAACCCGCGCGTCAAGCAGGAGGAAGTCCGCTTCGTCCTGGTCGAGGCCATGGGCCGGATCATGCCCGAGGTCACGGCCAAGCAGGCCGAATGGGTTGTCGAGCACCTGCGCAGCCGCGGCATCGAGGTGCTGCTCAACACCTCGCTGGACAACGCCGAGGGCTCGCTGAAGCTCATAAACCTCCCGGACAAGACGCCCGCGCAGGAATTCGAATCGGACACCCTCGTCTGGACCGCCGGCGTGCAGGCCAACCCGATGGTCCGCTCCACCGACTTCCCGCTCGAGCCCCGCGGCCGCGTCCGCGTCCTCCCCGACCTCCGCATCTCCGGCGACGAAGGCATCATCGAGAACGCCTGGGCCGCCGGCGACATCGCCGCCGTGCCTGACCTCACCGGCAGCGGCCTGCCCGACGGCACCTGCGTCCCGAACGCCCAGCACGCGCTGCGCCAGGCCAAGCGCCTCGCCAAGAACCTGTGGGCCTCCCGGTGGGAGAAGGAACTCAAGGACTACAAGCACAAGAACCTGGGCGCCGTCGCCGGCTTCGGCGAATGGAAGGGTGTTGCCAACATCAACCTCATCGGCCGGATCGGTCTTAAGGGACCGCTCGCCTGGCTGGCGCACCGCGGCTACCACGGCCTGGCCATGCCAACCGTGGAGCGCAAGATCCGTGTGATCTCCGGCTGGTTCTGGCAGCTCTTCCTGGGCCGCGACACCACCCAGTTGATGGACCTCGACAACCCGCGCGGCGCCTTCGAGGCCGCGGCGAAGCCGGCTCCGAAGCCGGCTGAGGCTCCGCCTGCGGCCCCCGCCGCGCCGGCGGCCGACAAGCCTGCCGAGGCACCCAAGCAGACTGTTGTGGCCGACTCCAAGTAG
- a CDS encoding N-acetyltransferase, which produces MTPAEKDLHTLLATMRPVIREGEYVYALWPHGKPLAGHIAAAVREAEGLTVVLPRDDADAMGLKYDFVAAWITLQVHSSLEAVGLTAAVSAALTEAKISCNVLAGFHHDHLLVPVADAERALEVLHELSAGSRSANGGAQQPAPTLVLRTEEPADRPALLALTAAAFAISPVTGLPVEGEPEEVELLRRLFDCAEYLPEFSIVAELDGEIVGHVISTRGRAGELELLGLGPIGVTPRLQRHGIGSALMKETIDRANAAGERGIALLGSPEYYARFGFVPSTSLGVQPPDPAWGDHFLLLPLALWPGGVSGAFRYAEPFGVPPAAA; this is translated from the coding sequence ATGACTCCTGCTGAGAAGGACCTGCACACGCTGCTCGCAACCATGCGGCCGGTAATCCGCGAGGGCGAATACGTCTATGCCCTTTGGCCGCACGGCAAACCGCTGGCCGGTCACATCGCGGCGGCCGTCCGTGAAGCCGAGGGCCTGACCGTGGTGCTGCCGCGGGACGACGCCGATGCAATGGGTCTGAAGTACGACTTCGTGGCCGCCTGGATCACCCTGCAGGTGCACTCCTCGCTGGAGGCCGTCGGGCTCACCGCCGCCGTTAGCGCAGCCCTGACCGAGGCAAAGATCAGCTGCAACGTCCTCGCCGGGTTCCACCACGACCACCTGCTGGTTCCCGTGGCCGACGCCGAGCGTGCGCTCGAGGTCCTCCACGAGCTCTCCGCGGGCAGCCGGAGCGCGAACGGCGGCGCCCAGCAGCCCGCGCCCACCCTCGTGCTCCGGACCGAGGAGCCGGCTGACCGGCCTGCCCTCCTGGCGCTCACCGCGGCGGCCTTCGCCATCTCGCCCGTCACGGGGCTGCCGGTCGAAGGGGAGCCGGAGGAGGTCGAGTTGCTGCGGCGGCTTTTTGACTGTGCGGAGTACCTGCCCGAGTTCAGCATCGTCGCTGAGCTCGACGGCGAAATCGTAGGGCACGTGATCAGCACCCGGGGGCGGGCGGGGGAGCTGGAGCTGTTGGGCCTGGGGCCCATCGGGGTGACCCCACGGCTGCAACGCCACGGGATCGGGTCGGCGCTGATGAAAGAAACCATCGATCGGGCAAATGCGGCGGGGGAGCGGGGCATCGCCCTGCTGGGCAGCCCGGAGTACTACGCGCGGTTCGGCTTTGTGCCCTCCACCTCCCTCGGCGTGCAACCACCGGACCCGGCCTGGGGAGACCACTTCCTGCTGCTGCCGCTGGCGCTCTGGCCCGGCGGCGTCAGCGGAGCCTTCCGCTACGCCGAGCCCTTTGGCGTACCGCCAGCCGCCGCGTAG
- a CDS encoding ABC transporter substrate-binding protein: MPASSTTTPTPLKLGSLLPTTGSLAFLGPPEIAGVNLGIKEINDAGGVLGKPVEVIHRDSGDTKTDIATQSTSALLGQGVSAIIGAASSGVSKTVINQITGAGVIQFSPANTSPDFTTWDDKGLYWRTAPSDVLQGKVLGNYMTTCGAQTVGMIVLNDAYGTGLAKNVQAAVEAAGGKVVAQELFNEGDSQFSSQVDKVLAAKPDAIALITFDQAKSIVPLMTGKGVKPTQIFMVDGNMSDYSKDFKPGTLKGAQGTIPGTFAKDDFKKKLLAIDPALKDYSYAGESYDAVNLIALAAEEAKSTKGVDIAKHLKDVSEGGEKCNNFASCVTLLRNGKDIDYDGQSGPVTFSDAGDPTEAYIGIYEFQDDNTYKPVKEEFGKL, encoded by the coding sequence GTGCCTGCTTCCTCGACCACCACCCCGACGCCGCTCAAGCTCGGCTCGCTGCTGCCGACCACCGGCTCCCTCGCCTTCCTCGGCCCGCCCGAAATCGCGGGCGTTAACCTCGGTATCAAGGAGATCAACGACGCCGGCGGCGTGCTGGGCAAGCCCGTCGAGGTGATCCACCGCGACTCCGGCGACACCAAGACTGACATCGCCACCCAGTCCACCTCCGCGCTCCTGGGCCAGGGCGTCAGCGCCATCATCGGCGCCGCCTCCTCCGGCGTCTCCAAGACCGTGATCAACCAGATCACCGGTGCCGGCGTTATCCAGTTCTCACCGGCCAACACCTCGCCGGACTTCACCACCTGGGACGACAAGGGCCTCTACTGGCGCACCGCCCCGTCCGATGTGCTGCAGGGCAAGGTCCTCGGCAACTACATGACCACCTGTGGTGCACAGACCGTCGGCATGATCGTCCTGAACGACGCATACGGCACCGGCCTGGCCAAGAACGTGCAGGCGGCGGTTGAAGCTGCTGGCGGCAAGGTTGTGGCGCAGGAACTCTTCAACGAAGGCGACTCGCAGTTCTCCAGCCAGGTGGACAAGGTCCTCGCGGCCAAGCCGGATGCCATTGCCCTGATCACCTTCGACCAGGCCAAGAGCATCGTTCCGCTGATGACGGGCAAGGGCGTCAAGCCCACCCAGATCTTCATGGTGGACGGCAACATGTCCGACTACAGCAAGGACTTCAAGCCCGGCACCCTGAAGGGCGCCCAGGGCACCATCCCGGGCACCTTCGCCAAGGATGACTTCAAGAAGAAGCTCCTCGCGATCGACCCCGCGCTCAAGGATTACAGCTACGCAGGCGAGTCCTACGATGCCGTGAACCTGATCGCACTGGCGGCTGAGGAAGCCAAGAGCACCAAGGGCGTGGACATCGCCAAGCACCTGAAGGATGTCTCCGAGGGCGGCGAGAAGTGCAACAACTTCGCCAGCTGTGTCACCCTGCTCCGCAACGGCAAGGACATCGACTACGACGGCCAGTCCGGCCCCGTAACGTTCTCCGACGCCGGTGACCCGACGGAAGCCTACATCGGCATCTACGAGTTCCAGGATGACAACACCTACAAGCCCGTCAAGGAAGAGTTCGGCAAGCTGTAA
- a CDS encoding ABC transporter ATP-binding protein, with protein MSATSAAATATNAYDGDSVVKVTNLVAGYIPGVNILNGCSIEARKGELIGIIGPNGAGKSTLLKAMFGLVKVHSGSVVVRGQDITGLKANKLVSRGVGFVPQTNNVFAALTIEENLQMGMFQRPKDFAERFDFVADLFPELAKRRAQRAGSLSGGERQMVAMGRALMMDPAVLLLDEPSAGLSPVKQDETFLRVHEINRAGVSVIMVEQNARRCLQICDRGYVLDQGKDAYTGTGRELMKDPKVIQLYLGTLADTVD; from the coding sequence ATGAGCGCCACCAGCGCGGCAGCAACCGCAACGAACGCCTACGACGGCGACTCGGTCGTCAAGGTCACCAACCTGGTTGCCGGCTACATTCCGGGCGTCAACATCCTCAACGGCTGCAGCATTGAAGCCCGCAAGGGTGAGCTGATCGGCATCATCGGACCCAACGGTGCCGGCAAGTCGACCCTGCTGAAGGCCATGTTCGGCCTCGTCAAGGTCCACTCCGGGTCCGTGGTGGTCCGCGGCCAGGACATCACCGGGCTGAAGGCCAACAAGCTGGTCAGCCGGGGCGTGGGCTTCGTCCCGCAGACCAACAACGTGTTCGCGGCCCTGACCATCGAAGAGAACCTCCAGATGGGCATGTTCCAGCGGCCGAAGGACTTCGCCGAACGGTTCGACTTCGTCGCGGACCTGTTCCCGGAACTGGCCAAGCGGCGTGCCCAGCGCGCCGGTTCGCTCTCCGGCGGCGAACGCCAGATGGTCGCCATGGGACGGGCCCTGATGATGGATCCGGCCGTGCTGCTCCTCGACGAGCCCTCGGCCGGCCTCTCCCCCGTCAAGCAGGACGAAACCTTCCTGCGGGTGCATGAGATCAACCGGGCCGGCGTCTCCGTCATCATGGTGGAGCAGAACGCGCGCCGCTGCCTGCAGATCTGCGACCGCGGCTATGTCCTGGACCAGGGCAAGGACGCGTACACGGGTACCGGACGGGAGCTCATGAAGGACCCCAAGGTCATCCAGCTGTACCTGGGCACCCTGGCCGACACCGTCGACTAG
- a CDS encoding ABC transporter ATP-binding protein, protein MSMHSEEPKTAAGTPGETIDYMTDSRPIAAGEIAPGCKKRDPILVAEDVTRSFGGINAVDVQYLEIPRHKITALIGPNGAGKTTLFNLLTGFDTPNTGKWQFEGNSLAGVSSYKVARMGMVRTFQLTKVMGKLTVMENMRLGASQQSGEKLSKALFKGIWGGQEKKITEQANVLLEKFKLDAKKDDYAASLSGGQRKLLEMARSLMVRPKLVMLDEPMAGVNPALTQSLLDHIKNLKAEGMTVLFVEHDMHMVRHIADWVVVMAEGKIVAEGPPAEVMKNPAVIDAYLGAHHDVDLGDSEGIKVLAAELEADEESIVGTDNAGIISTDVLVAESAESDTANGAPHGRRSAEEPTRGEPNRTEKETE, encoded by the coding sequence ATGAGCATGCACAGCGAAGAACCCAAGACGGCAGCCGGGACCCCCGGCGAGACCATCGACTACATGACGGATTCGCGTCCGATTGCCGCCGGTGAGATCGCGCCCGGCTGCAAAAAGCGCGATCCGATCCTGGTGGCGGAGGACGTCACCCGCAGCTTCGGCGGCATCAACGCCGTCGACGTCCAGTACCTGGAGATCCCGCGGCACAAGATTACGGCGCTGATCGGCCCGAACGGGGCCGGCAAGACCACGCTGTTCAACCTGCTGACCGGCTTCGATACGCCCAACACGGGCAAGTGGCAGTTCGAGGGCAACAGCCTGGCCGGCGTCTCCTCCTACAAGGTGGCGCGCATGGGCATGGTCCGCACCTTCCAGCTCACCAAGGTCATGGGCAAGCTCACCGTTATGGAGAACATGCGCCTTGGCGCCTCCCAGCAGTCCGGCGAGAAGCTCTCCAAGGCCCTGTTCAAGGGAATCTGGGGCGGCCAGGAGAAGAAGATCACCGAGCAAGCCAACGTGCTGCTCGAGAAGTTCAAGCTCGATGCCAAGAAGGACGACTACGCCGCGTCCCTGTCCGGCGGCCAGCGCAAACTCCTCGAGATGGCCCGCTCGCTGATGGTGCGCCCGAAGCTCGTTATGCTCGACGAGCCGATGGCAGGCGTAAACCCGGCGCTGACCCAGTCACTGCTGGACCACATCAAGAACCTCAAGGCCGAGGGCATGACCGTGTTGTTCGTCGAGCACGACATGCACATGGTCCGCCACATCGCCGACTGGGTGGTGGTGATGGCCGAGGGCAAGATCGTCGCCGAGGGCCCGCCCGCCGAGGTCATGAAGAACCCGGCAGTGATCGACGCCTATCTGGGTGCCCACCACGACGTGGATCTGGGTGACTCGGAAGGCATCAAGGTGCTCGCGGCCGAACTCGAGGCCGACGAGGAATCAATTGTCGGCACCGACAACGCCGGCATCATCTCCACCGATGTCCTCGTGGCGGAGTCGGCAGAGTCCGATACCGCCAACGGGGCACCGCACGGCAGGCGCAGCGCAGAGGAGCCGACCCGCGGCGAGCCGAACCGGACAGAGAAGGAAACAGAATGA
- a CDS encoding branched-chain amino acid ABC transporter permease, translating into MDFGFILSSAAGEIFSPTTAAYALAALGLAVHFGYSGLLNFGQAGFMAVGAYGFAISTLTFHVPFFVGLLIAVVCSAIFALLLGIPTLRLRADYLAIVTIAAAEIVRYIVTTNQLTSVTGSANGLAAFEGDFYAMNPFPEGTYFGMNNRDLFIRVVGWALVIVCCLLVWLLMRSPWGRVLKGIREDENAVRSLGKNVYSYKMQALVIGGVLGALAGMVFTLPRGAVQPANYGTELTFFLYTCLLLGGLGTVLGPVVGAMIFWVVLSLTQGVLYGLIESGAVTWLNTVQAGQLRYILVGIALMLLMIFRPQGVFGNKKELAFA; encoded by the coding sequence ATGGACTTCGGATTCATTCTTTCCAGCGCTGCCGGAGAAATCTTCAGCCCGACGACGGCGGCGTACGCGCTTGCCGCTCTCGGCTTGGCCGTCCACTTCGGCTACTCCGGCCTGCTGAACTTCGGCCAGGCCGGCTTCATGGCGGTGGGGGCTTACGGCTTCGCCATCTCCACCCTGACCTTCCACGTGCCGTTCTTCGTGGGCCTGCTGATCGCCGTCGTATGCTCGGCGATCTTCGCCCTGCTGCTCGGTATCCCCACCCTCCGGCTCAGGGCCGACTACCTGGCCATCGTCACGATCGCGGCTGCGGAAATCGTCCGCTACATCGTCACGACCAACCAGCTGACCTCGGTGACCGGTTCCGCCAACGGCCTTGCCGCCTTCGAGGGCGACTTCTACGCGATGAACCCGTTCCCCGAAGGAACCTACTTCGGCATGAACAACCGCGACCTCTTCATCCGCGTGGTCGGCTGGGCCCTGGTCATTGTCTGCTGCCTGCTGGTCTGGCTGCTGATGCGCAGCCCCTGGGGCCGCGTCCTCAAGGGCATCCGCGAGGACGAGAACGCCGTCCGCTCGCTTGGCAAGAACGTCTACTCGTACAAGATGCAGGCCCTCGTCATCGGCGGCGTGCTTGGCGCCCTTGCCGGCATGGTCTTCACCCTCCCCCGCGGCGCGGTGCAGCCCGCCAACTACGGCACGGAGCTGACGTTCTTCCTCTACACCTGCCTGCTGCTCGGCGGACTCGGCACCGTGCTGGGGCCCGTGGTGGGCGCAATGATCTTCTGGGTCGTACTGTCCCTCACCCAGGGCGTGCTGTACGGCCTGATCGAATCCGGCGCCGTCACGTGGCTGAACACGGTCCAGGCCGGCCAGCTGCGCTACATCCTGGTCGGCATCGCACTGATGCTGCTGATGATCTTCAGGCCCCAGGGCGTCTTCGGCAACAAGAAGGAGCTGGCGTTCGCATGA